The DNA region GCGCAGATAGCCCTCGTGGGCCAGGGTGCGCAGCAGGTGGTACGCCGTGGGCAGGGCGAGCCCGGCCTCACGGGCGAGCTGCTTCGCGGGCGCCCCGTGCTCGTGGCGGGCGACGGACTCCAGGAGACGCATCGCACGCTGCACGGATCCGATGAGGGTCGTGGGATGCGGCTCGGAGGAAGGGACGTGTGGTCCGGCGGATGCGGTGTCAACCGTGGCCAAGGGGTGCTCCCGAAGCGCGAGGGGGGCCGCCCGTGCGGGGGTAACACGGGAGGGATCTGAGCGCCGCTCGCGGGTATCAACCCCGCGTCGAATTCCGGACTTTAACCGTCTGCCACCGCTCGCAGACGGCCTGTGCCGAAACTTCCCTCGCCCGAGGGAACTGCCGGTTCCTGTTACCGCCGGCCGGTTGCCGACCGGCGGGTCTCCCGTCGCCTACCAGTCGCTCCTCGACGAGGAGCTCGACATGAACCTCCGTACGACGTAGATCAGTCCGCCGACCAACGCCACGAAGACCAGCAGCTTGAAGAGCAGGCCGATCACGAACCCGACGACGCTCGCTATCAGGCCGCCGAACACGACCAGGGCGATGACCGGCACCGCGACCCACTTAATCCACCACGGCATACCCGCGAAGATCTCTCGCATCGCCCTTGTTCCTTGTCTCTCTGCCCGTTTCCGAGTGCTGTCCCGGCCCGCTCCCGAAGGTGACGGGTCTCGGATGTCCTGCCCTCGATGCTAGGCGCGGCAGGGGTGCCGACGGGGGCCTCGCACCCCTTGTCCTCCCCTGAACGTTCCCCTAGGGAACCCTGAGGCGGAGGTCAGCTCTCCGGCGGAGAGAAGACCACCACGACCCGCAGATCCTCGCTGATGTGGTGGAACTTGTGGGCCACCCCCGCAGGCACGTAGACGACGCTGCCGCGTGCCACCTGGGTCGTCTCCATGCCGACCGTGATCGCGGCGCGGCCGCTGACGACGAAGTACACCTCGTCCTGGCGGTGGGGCTGCTGCGGGTCCTGGGTGCCCGCGTCGAGCGCGTACAGGCCGACCGACATGTTCTTCTCACGCAGGAACTGGAGGTACGCACCGTCGTTGGCGGCGCGCTCCGCCTCCAGTTCGTCCAGCCGGAATGCCTTCATCGTTCTTGTCCGCCCTTGCCCCGCTGCTCGTATCCGATCACGTCTGTCACGATCAGACACATGAAGAATTTCGTAGTCAAGACGCTCGCCAACGCCGGCGCACTGGCCGTCGCCGTGTGGCTGCTCGACAAGATCACCCTGTCCGGTGACAGCACGGGCAAGGAGATCGGCACGCTGTTGCTCGTCGCACTGGTCTTCGGCCTGGTCAACTTCCTGGTCAAGCCGATCGTGCAGGTGCTGACGTTCCCGCTGTTCATTCTCACGCTCGGCCTGATCACACTGGTGATCAACGCCCTGATGCTGCTGCTCACCTCGTGGCTGGCGGACAAGCTCGACCTGAGCTTCCACGTCGAGGGCTTCTGGACCGCCGTCCTGGGCGGCCTGATCATCTCCATCGTCTCCTGGGCGCTGAACGTCGTCCTCCCCGACAAGGACTGAGCGACCAGATGCCCTATCGCGTGTGCTTCGTCTGCACCGGCAACATCTGCCGCTCCCCGATGGCCGAATCCGTCTTCCGCGCGCGGGTGGCTGAGGCCGGGCTGGACGGTCTGGTCGAGGTGGACAGCGCCGGCACCGGCGGCTGGCACGAGGGCGACGGCGCCGACCCACGCACCGTCTCCGTCCTCGAAGCGGGCGGCTACGAAGGCGGCCATGCGGCCCGCCAGTTCCACGCCGACTGGTTCACCCGGCTCGACCTGGTCATAGCCCTCGACGCCGGCCACCTGAGGGCCCTGCGCCGCCTCGCCCCCACTGAGGCGGACGCCGAGAAGGTGCGGCTGCTGCGCTCGTACGACCCTGCCGTCGCGTCGGCCTCGGGAGTCGACCTCGACGTACCGGACCCCTACTACGGGGGCCTGGACGGCTTCGAGGAGTGTCTTGAGATGGTGGAGGCGGCGAGCCCCGGCCTGCTCGCCGCGGTACGGGAGCAAGTGGAGGGACAGGCGGCATGACAGATTCCGTTACGGGAGTGGGTGACGGCACACGCGCGGTGCGGGCGGGGCTGCCCGAGCCCGTCAAGCACGAGCCGACCCTCCCGGGGCCGGTGTTCGCCGCCCACTTCCATCTGCCGGGCGACCCCACCGGCCCGTACACATACGGCCGCGACGAGAACCCGACCTGGACCCATCTGGAGCGCGCCATCGGCGAGCTGGAGGCTCCGGGGCACGACGACGTCGAGACGCTCGTCTTCGCCTCCGGCATGGCCGCCATCTCGGCCGTCCTCTTCTCCCAGCTGGGCGCCGGCGACACGGTCGTGCTGCCCGACGACGGCTACCAGGTGCTGCCGCTCGTGCGCGCACAGCTGGAGGCGTACGGAATCGAGGTGCGCACCGCCCCGACCGGCGGCGACGCCCAGCTCGACGTCCTCGACGGCGCGAAGCTGCTGTGGATCGAGACCCCGTCGAACCCGGGGCTCGACGTGTGCGACGTACGGCGGCTCGTCGAGGCGGCGCACGCGCGTGGCTGTCTGGTCGCCGTCGACAACACCCTGGCGACCCCGCTCGGACAGCGCCCGCTGGAACTGGGCGCCGACTTCTCCGTGGCCAGCGGCACCAAGCAGCTCACCGGGCACGGAGACATCCTCCTGGGGTACGTCACCGGTGGCGACGCCGTGGCGATGGCCTCCGTACGGCGCTGGCGCAAGATCGTCGGGGCGATTCCGGGGCCCATGGAGGCGTGGCTCGCGCACCGCTCCCTCGCGACGCTCCACCTGCGCGTGGAACGGCAGAACGCCAATGCACTGGTGATCGCCGAGGCCCTGCGCGACCGGCACGAGGAACTCGGGGTCCGTTATCCGGGGCTGCCCGGCGACCCGTCGCACAAGATCGCCTCTCAGCAGATGCGGCGCTTCGGGTGCGTGGTGTCGTTCACGCTGCCCACGCGCGCGCGTGCCGACCGTTTTCTCGACGCGCTGCGATTGGTGGACGACGCGACCAGCTTCGGCGGGGTGCGGTCGACGGCCGAGCGGCGCGGCCGCTGGGGCGGTGACGCGGTGCCGGAGGGCTTTATCCGCTTCTCAGCCGGTGCCGAGGATCCTCAGGACCTCGTGGCCGATGTGCTGCGTGCGCTCGACGAGTCCGCTCAGTGAACGCCCGCTGAGTCACCGGTCAGTAGCGGGCACGTACGGCGGACGGTCCGAGCCTCCCCCCTCGTGGCTCGGACCGTCCCGGTTCTGCGCGCGAAGAACCGCGCGAACAAGGCTAGTTGACTCTGTGTCAGTGTCCAATCACAGTAGCGACAGAGACCTATCGACATATTTATAGTTGGGGGCTTCCGGGAGCTGGAGAGAAAAGGAACGCCATGGATCTGGCCTTGCTGCGGACCTTCGTGACCGTGCACCGGGCCGGCTCCTTCACCCGCGCGGCCGCCCTGCTGGGCCTCTCGCAGCCTGCCGTCACCTCCCAGATCCGGACCCTCGAACGACAGCTGGGACGCCCTCTCTTCCTGCGTCAGGCCCGTGGAGTGACCCCTACGACCATGGGCGACGAACTCGCCCACAAGGCGGCACCCCATCTCGACGCCCTGGTGGAGATCGCCGAGACCGGTCTCGACGAGGACTCCTCCGTACGCACGCTCCATCTCGCCGGCCCGCCGGAGTTCACCGCCGAACGCGCCCTGCCCGCGCTCACCGAGCTGACCGGGGACGACGGCCAGGGCTTCGCGCTGCGTGCCTCCTTCGGCAACGCGGAGGAGACGCTGGAAGGACTCGCCGCCGGACATCACGATCTGGCCATCAGTACGGCCCGCCCGCGCGGCGCCCTGCTCACCGCGACTCCGCTCTGCGACGAGGAGCACGTCCTGGTCGCCGCCCCGCGCTGGGCCGACCGCCTCGGCTCCGGCTCGTTACGTCACCGGGGCGAGCCCTCCCTGGAGAACTTCCCCGTGGTGGAGGTGCACGAGTCGCTGCCGTTCGTCGCCCGCTACTGGGCCTCCGTCTTCGACTCCCGCCCGGCCGCCTCGGGCACCGTCATCGTCCCCGACCTGCGCGCTGTCCTCGCCTGTGCGACCACCGGCGCCGGGCTCGCGGTGTTACCGCGCTATCTGTGCGCACCGGCTCTGGCGCGGGGAGACGTCGTCGCACTGACCGAACCCGCGGTGCCTCCGCTTCGTACGTACTTCCTGGTGGTACGCACCGGCACACTGGCCATGCCCCATATTGCGCGGGCGCACGAGTGGCTCATGCACGCCGCCATAGACTGGTCATGACCAAGATGCATCACCTCGTCAAGAGGGCGATGTTTCACGTGGAACCAACTGGGCCACATTTCTCCCATGACCGTCCGACCCGTGGTCAAGCGCACCGCCCGGGCCGTCCTACTGGACGGCAATGACCTGGTCCTCATCAAGCGGACCAAGCCCGGCGTCGATCCCTACTGGCTGACGCCCGGCGGCGGGGTCGAGCCGGAGGACACGACCGTCGTCGACGCACTCCATCGTGAGGTGCACGAGGAACTCGGCGCCAAGATCACCGATGTGGTGCCCTGCTTCGTCGACACCGTCGAGCACATCGGCGAGGACGCGAGCACGACCGGCGTGAAGGTCCAGCACTTCTTCGTCTGCCGCCTGGAATCCATGGACCCCTCGCTGCGCCATGGCCCCGAGATCGACGAGCCCTGCGGAGAGTACGAGATCGTGCGGATCCCCTTCACCCGCGTGGGAATCGCTTCCGTCCATCTCGTACCGCTGTCGCTGCGGCACTATCTCGACGGAAACATCGAGGGCGTACTGGCGATGCACGCACCCGACCTGGGCTGACGACTGGTTCGGAGTCAGTCTCCGGTCACGGCGAGTTCTTCCACCGAGTCGTGACGGATCCTCTCCGACGGGATGCCGATGTCCCTGAGCGCGTCGACCCCGCTGCGGATCATGCCGGGCGGGCCCGAAAGATACGCGTCGTACTCGTTCCACGGCCCGTACTCGCGTACGGCGTCGGGGAGATTCAGATGCCCGTGCTGGTCCACTATCGGGCGCACCGCGAGCCAGGGGTGGCTCTGCTGAAGCCGGAGCATCGTGTCGATGTCGTACAGGTCGTGATCGGTGCGGGCTCCGTAGAACACCTCGACCGGGCGCCGCTCGCCGTGTTCGGCGACGTCCTCGACCAGGGCCTTTATCGGCGCTATGCCGGTACCGCCGCCCAGGCAGAGCAGGCCGCTGTCGGTGGTGTGGTCGACGGTCATCGAGCCGGCCGGAGGGCCGAGCCTGACGACGTCGCCGGGGCGGGCGCGGTGCACCAGCGCGTTGGAGACCCAGCCCGCCGGAATCGCCTTCACGTGGAACGACAGCAGTCCGTCGGAGCGGGGCGCCGAGGCGAAGGAGTAGTGCCGCCAGATCCGCGGCCACCAAGGGGTCTCCAGGCTCGCGTACTGCCCGGCGAGGAAGGGGTACGGCTGGTCGGGGCGGACCGTGATGACGGCGACGTCCGGGGTCCTGAGGTCGTGCGAGACCACCTCGCCATGCCACCAGGCCGGCGCCCGCAGTTCGTCCGTGGCTGCGGCGTCGATCATGACCTGCGAGATCGTTGTGTACGCCCGCACCCAGGCAGCCTCGGTCTCCCCGTCCCAGCCTGCGGCGAACCGGCTGAGCGAGCCGATCAGGCACTCGCCGACGGCCGGGTAGTGCTCGGGGCGGGTGCCGTACTTGCGGTGGCCACGGCCGAGGTTCTTCAGATACGCGACCAGGACCTCGGTGTTGTCGATGTGCTCGGCCGCGGTCAGCAGTGCCCGCAGGAGCCGGTCCCGCTGAGTGTCCATCGCAGCGGGGAAGAGCTGGCGCAGCTCCGGGTGCCGTACGAAGAGCAGCGCGTAGAAGTACGAGGTGACCTTGTCGGCGACGGGACCCACCTCGGCCATGGTCCGGCGGATGAGGACGGCGTCGGGGGAGGCGGCCTGTGCGGGGGCAGGAACGGCTACGGCGGCGGGGGCAGGAACGGAGCGCCAGTCGGGAACGCGCGGCGCGTGGTCGGGCCCAGGTGGGGCGGGGGGACCGGTGTGGGCTTGCGGGGCGGGTGTCGCCTCGTACGTCATGGCTGGCGTCGCGGTCGGCCCGGCATGAGCAGCTCCGGCATGAGCGGCCCCGGCACGGGGGGCGTCGGCACGGGGAGCGTCGGCACGGGGAGCGTCGGCAGGTACGAACCTGGCGCCGGTGGGGCCGCCGTCAGGGGAACCCGCGTGGCGGCCGAGCGTCTCCGTGACTCCGGTGTCGACTCGTTCGGTGTCGGAGACGGTCTCGTCGGTCGGGGGTATTCGTTGCCCAGTCGTGGCGTCGGCGCCCGTTGTGGGCCTGCCGACGGGGCGCAGCGCGGCCAGGCGGTGGCCCTCGGGCGCCTCCTGCTCGCCGCCCGCGGGCGGCTCCGGCGGCTTGTGCGGCGTGAACCAGCCGCCCCCGCCACTACCCCCTGAAGTGCCGTTGTCGGCCGACGTGGTGGTCGGAGCGTCCATGGTGTGCCTCGCCTCGAACATCTTTCGGTCGGTCTGCGCACTTCCTCGGTCGGAAGATGCCTGCTTTCCCCCGCAGACTGCTTGCTTTCCCCGTTCCGCCCCGTCGCCCCATGGCGGCCACATTGAACCCCGGAATCCCGCACCCTACGGACAAGTAGGCCAAGAGTGTGACATTGGCCGCACTACAGCCATCGCAGCATCTCACCCTGCGCCAACACCCCGGCCACGTAACCGGAAATGCGGGTCTTCGATCTCTCTGTCCCGTTAGGCTGCATTGCCGTTTGTTCGCCCTGGCGGGATGCGCGGACATCACACCGGACACGAACCGGAGTCGACCATACCGGCCGCCGTCCGGCACACAAGTCCCCCCTTCCCCACGTCGGGAATTGAAGGGGGACCGGACCGTCAATTCCTTGAATTACCGGGCAGGGCACACCAATTCATAGGCACCCCGCAGATCCCGCCCCACGTAGGAGTGGGTGGCGAGACCTTCCACATGCCGGTCCGCGTTGACGGCGACGGATACCGGCACCACCCCGAACAGATCCCTGTCGGACATCGAGTCGCCGTACGCGACGCAGTCGGCTCTCGCCACCCCGAACTCCGCGCAGAGCCGGTCCGCGATCCGTACCTTGGCCGCCGCGCTCAGGATCCCGGCAGGGTCCACCGGCTCGGTGAACGGCACCGCGGGGAAGCGTGATCCGTACGCGGCGTGCGCGCCCCACCCCGTCAGCCGCTCGACGAAGAACGAGGGTGAGAGCGAGACAACGGCGCTGTAGTCGCCGCTCCCCCTGATGTCCGCCCAGACGTCCTGGATGCCCTCCAGCCACGGCGCACTCGCGAAGGCGGTCGCCACATGCACCTCGGTGAGATCTCTCCAGAGGGCGTGCACCTGCGTCGCGTACTCCGGCGGGCCTATGAGCCCCGCTCCGATCGCCTCGTCGAGCGCCACGGTCTCGGCTTCCAGGCCGAGCTGCCGGGAGATCTCCACAGGCGCCGAGGTGCCGTGCAGCAAGGTCCCGTCCAGATCGAAGAGATGAAGTCTCGCCATGTACGCCGAGGCTAGTACGTGGGGTTACTCCCGCCGGCAGACGTACTCTTCGCTCCCGCGCGGCACGGTGTTTCACGTGAAACTAAGCCGCCCCGCACGCCGGGCCACCCTCGTCGTCCATGTAGCCGCCTCCGCGGGCTGGCTCGGGCTCACGCTCGGGCTGCTCGCTCTGGGGATCACCGCGGCCACCACAGGGTCCGCGGTGACCGTGGAGGCCTCCGTACGCGCCATGAAGCTGTTCGCCGACTGGCTCCTGCTCCCCCTCGCGATCCTCACGCTCCTGAGTGGTCTGGTGCTGTCCCTCGGCACTCCGTGGGGACTGGCGAGGCATCGCTGGGTCTACATCAAGTTCTGGCTGACCCTGGCCACGATCACCGCCACTGTCTTCGCGCTGCGTCCCGGCGTCGGTTCCGCCGTCACGGCTGTTTCGGCAGGCGGCCCGCTGCCTGACGCCGGTGACGTTCTGTTCGGGCCGATCGTCTCGCTGTCCGCCTATCTCTTCATGACGGTGATCTCGGTCCTCAAGCCCTGGGGACTGACCCGGCGTGGACGGAGGCTGCGTGAGCAGAAGTCAGTCGGACAGAAGTCGCGTGGGCAAAAGATCAGTGCGGCTGCCCGGAAATCGGTGGACGCCGAGCGGGCATCTCAGACAGCCTGACCTGCGTGTCGACTCCTTCCCCCGCCTTCCAGCCCATCCGCCGTCTGACCCCACGCGATCTCACCGCCTGCGCCGATCTCGCCGAGAACCGCGGCTGGCCCCGCGAGGAGCACAAGTGGGGCCTCCTGCTCACGGCCGGTACGGGTTACGGCATCGACGACCCCGACGGGGGCCTCGTCACCGCCTGCGTCGTGACCTCGTACGGGCCCCAGGAGCGCCCCGCCCTGGCCGCGATCGGCATGGTGCTGGTCGCCGAGCGGCATGCCCGCCAGGGCGTCGGACGCAGGTTGATGCAGCATGTCGTCGCCGAGCTGGACACCACACCGGTGACGCTGCACGCGACGCCGTACGGGCGCCCTCTCTACGAGGAGCTGGGATTCAAGACCACCGGACGGGCCGAGATGGTCCGCGGCCACTTCGTCCCGGGCGGCCCTGAGCCCGAGGTCGCCACGCGTGCGGCCACGGCCGAGGACCTCAATGCGATCCTCCGGCTCGACGAAGGGGTCTTCGGTACCGACCGCACGCACATGATCACGCGCCTGCCCGCCTTCGCCGACCAGCTGCGTGTCGCCGAGGAGAACGGCCGGATCATCGGCTACGCGGCCGCCTGGCCCAACCTGGACAACCATGTCGTGGGTCCGCTGATCGCCCGGGACACGGAGACGGCCAAGGCGCTCATCGCCTCGCTGGCCGCCCACGTCGACGGACCGTTGCGCACCGACATCGACGTACGGCACGAGGAGTTGCTGGCGTGGGTGAAGGAACGCGGGCTCGCCCCCCTGAGTTTCAACGCGGTCATGACGTACGGCATCTCGGAGTTGCCGGGCGACTGGACGCGGCGGTTCGCTCCGCTCACGGTGGCTGCGGGCTGAAGGGCCGAGGGTGAGTTGGGCCGACGTCTGAGAGCTCGGCGACTGAGAGTTCGACGGTAGAGAACTCGGCGGTAGAGAACTGGCGGCCAACCGAAACGCCTGCCCCGGACGGGACAGGCGTTTCGGTGTTCCTGGCGCTCCGGCGCGTTCGAGCGCTCCTAAGCGAGCGTCTTCAGCGCGGTGGTGGCGAAGGCGTGGTCCTGCTCCGGCGCGCCACCGCCGACTCCGATCGCGCCGACCAGACGGCCGTCGCGGTGAACCGGGACGCCACCCGCGATGAAGAGCAGCGGGCGGTCGAGGGCGGTGGGCAGGGTGTGAAAGAGACCACCCGGCTGCACGGCGTCGACGAGGTCGGCTGTGGGGGTGTCCAGCTGCAGTGCCGTGTAGGCCTTGCGGGTGCTGGTCTCACCGGAGATCAGCACGGCCCGGTCGTCGCGCCGGAAGGCGAGCAGGTGGCCGCCCGCGTCGAGGACGGTGACGCTGACCGTGACGTCGGCGGCTTCCGCGGCGCGACGAGCGGCCGTGACGAGAGCCTCGGCGTCCTGGATGGTCAGCGGGGCGACGGCGGTGGTGCTCATGAGCTTGTTTCTCCTTGATGAGTGGTGCCGTGTGGGGGTGGGGGTGGCGGTTTGCCGGGTGGGGCGTGTGGGGGCAGTGATCTGCTGAGGTGCGGGTGAAGGCCTGCTCGGGGTTTCGGTGGGACACCGGGACAGCCCTGGCCCAGCGGTCGACCAAACCAGGGCGGATACGACCGCCCGGGCAGCGGGTCAGTGGTGGACAGCGGCCTTCTGCTGCGCGGACTCCGCCGAGGCCGCCCCGGTGACGACCAAGCCGTCGGTGGCGTCCGTGGCGTCGGCCCGGCGCTCCAGAGCGGCAGAGAGGACGGCGAGCGCAAGAGCGGCGGCAGCGAGGGCGGCACCGACCCAGTTGGGGGCGGTGTAGCCGAGGCCGGCCGCGATGACGAGGCCGCCGAGCCAGGCGGAGAGGGCGTTACCGAGGTTGAAGGCGCCGATGTTCACGGCGGAGGCGAGTGTCGGGGCGCCGTGCGCCTGGTCGAGCACCCGCTTCTGGAGCGGCGGCACGGTGGCGAACCCGAGGGCACCGATCAGCGCGATGGTCACGGCCGCCGCGATCTTGTTGTGCGCGGTGAGCGTGAACAGGGCGAGTACGACCGCCAGGGCGCCCAGGGAGACGTACAGCATCGGCATCAGGGCGCGGTCGGCGAACCTGCCGCCGACGAGGTTGCCGCCGACCATGCCGAGGCCGAAGAGGACGAGCAGCCAGGTGACGGAGCCGTCGGCGAAGCCGCCCACGTGCGTCATCATCGGCGCGATGTAGGTGATCGCCGCGAAGACTCCGCCGAAACCGAGGACGGTCATCGCCATCGCCAGCAGTACCTGGACGTTCTTGAACGCGGCGAGCTCGTGGCGCAGGCGCACGCCTTCCTGCTTGGGCATGTCGGGGACGAGCTTGGCGATGCCCGCCAGGCCGAGGACACCCAGAGCGGCGACGATCGTGAAGGTCACGCGCCAGCCGGCGGACTGGCCGATGAGGGTGCCCAGCGGTACACCGACGACGTTGGCGACGGTCAGGCCGGTGAACATCATCGCGATGGCGCCGGCCTTCTTGTCGGGCGCGACGAGGTCTGCGGCGACGACGGCACCGATGCCGAAGAAGGCACCGTGTGCGAGCGAGGCGACCACGCGGCCGATCAGCATCACGGAGAAGCTGGGAGCGACGGCGGAGAGCAGGTTGCCGATGATGAACAGCCCCATCAGGAGCATCAGCATCCGCTTGCGGGACACCTTGGTACCGAGGACGGTCATGAGCGGCGCGCCGAACATGACGCCGAGTGCGTAGCCGGTCACGAGGAAGCCCGCGGTGGGGATGGAGACACCGAAGTCACCGGCGACCTCGGGCAGCAAACCCATGATCACGAACTCGGTGGTTCCGATTCCGAAGGCCCCGATCGCGAGGGCAAGAAGCGCGAGAGGCATGGGGGAGAACCTTCCCAGACGATTGCAGGAGCGCTTTACATGCGTTGACAATACTTGCAGACGCTGACTACTTGCAAGCGCGGACTATCGCGGTAGTGCTCTATCCTGGTGTCAGCCGCTCCGGTACGGAGGAGAACGCCATGACAGCGACGGACCCCGCGCTCACCGCCCTCGCCCAGGGCTGGTGCGCCCTCTCCCTGCTGCACGGGAGGATCGAGGCGCACATCGAACGGGCCCTGCAGACCAAGCACGACCTGAGCGTGCGCGAGTACTCGCTCCTCGACGTCCTCAGCCGTCAGCACGACGGAGACGGCGGCCATCTCCAGATGAAGCAGGTCGCCGACGCGGTCGTCCTCAGCCAGAGCGCCACCACGCGACTGGTGACCCGCCTCGAGGACCGCGGGCTGCTCTCGCGCTACCTGTGCCCGACCGATCGCCGTGGCATCTACACGAATGTCAGCGCGGCGGGCCTCAAGCTCCTCGACGAGGCCCGGCCCACCAATGACGCCGCCCTGCGCGAGGCGCTCGACGCAGCCGCCAAGGTTCCCGAACTGGCTCCGCTGGTCCGCGTCGTGGAGTCGGCAAGCGTGCCGACGCCTGCGTAGCGAGGGCAGTTGCCCCACACGCAGGGATCGCCTGCCCCGAGGCACGTCTGCGTAGGGTGCTGCCATGGGAGATCTTGAGATACGACCGGCTGTCCCGGACGACGTCCCTGCCATCGTCGCGATGCTCGCCGACGACCCTCTGGGAGCGCAGCGCGAGTCACCGGACGACCTGAGTCCCTATCTGGCCGCCCTGGAGCGCCTGAGCGACGATCCGAACCAGCACCTGGTCGTCGCCGTGCGCGAAGGCCGAGTCGTCGGCACGCTCCAACTCACGATCATTCCGGGGCTGTCCCGCAAAGGTGCGACCCGCTCGATCATCGAAGGCGTACGCGTCCATGCCGACGAGCGCGGCAGCGGCCTGGGCACCCGCTTCATCGAGTGGGCGATCGACCGTTCCCGGAGCGAGGGCTGCCAGTTGGTGCAGCTGACCTCCGACGTCATCCGCACCGACGCCCACCGGTTCTACGAACGGCTCGGCTTCACGGCTTCCCATGTCGGGTTCAAGCTGCAGCTCTGAGGCGAATCCCGGCCGCCGAGTCGGTGCACGGGTCCGAGTGCGGCGAGGGGCACCCTGTGCGCGGCAAGGGGCGCCCTGTTTCACGTGAAACATCACGCCCCTGCCCATGCAACTCACCCATCGACGAACGACTAACCGATCCCGCGCCACCCCTCACGGTCCACACCACCCGGCACTGAAGCCCCCTCCTCGTACGGCTGCCGCGTGAACACGAACGACCCGAGGTCCAGGTGGTCCACCGATCCGTCGGGGCGCTGTACGGCCCTCAGGACCTCGCCCGCGTAGTAGCCGTCGAGTCCCGTCCAGGTCCCGTCTCCGTCGGCCCGGAAACGCGAACGCCGGCCGTTGCCCGACAGCGGCCCGAGCGAGACACCTCCTTCGGCCGTGAGGCGCAGTGCGAAGGCGTGCGTTCCCCAGTACCAGGGTCCCGCCAACTCCAGTACGGACCGGTCGACCTCGGGCAGCGGCCGCCACGGCTCGGGGATCGGGGGCTCGGCCTCGGCGACGATACGTACGAGATCGGCGGCGACCGTGAACACCGGCGGGCCGGAGGTGCAGTTGGCGAGCACGACGGCGGCCAGGTCGTCCTCGACGCTGACCAAGAGGCCGGCGAGGAAGCCGGGGAGGGAACCGGAGTGCCCCACAAGCATCCGGCCGTCCCGGTACTGGACCTGCATACCGAGGCCGTACGCGCTGCCGGCCGCCACCTCTTCGGCTTCGGCCGGCGCGGCGGGCGTACGCATCTCCCGAACGGACTCGGCGCTCAGCACCCGGTCGTCGCCCTTGGTCAGGAAGACCGCGAAGCGCGCCAAGTCGCCCGTGGTCGACCAGAGTTGACCCGCCGGTGCCATGCGACCCAGGTTCTCCACGGGTTCCGGCAGCATCACGTCCGCCCAGGGATGCACGGCCCAGCCGCCCGCGTGCGGTGCTTGAGGCTCCACGCCCGTGCGGTGCAGTCCCAGCGGTTCGAGCACCT from Streptomyces sp. NBC_00258 includes:
- a CDS encoding DUF5326 family protein, whose product is MREIFAGMPWWIKWVAVPVIALVVFGGLIASVVGFVIGLLFKLLVFVALVGGLIYVVRRFMSSSSSRSDW
- a CDS encoding LysR family transcriptional regulator, translating into MDLALLRTFVTVHRAGSFTRAAALLGLSQPAVTSQIRTLERQLGRPLFLRQARGVTPTTMGDELAHKAAPHLDALVEIAETGLDEDSSVRTLHLAGPPEFTAERALPALTELTGDDGQGFALRASFGNAEETLEGLAAGHHDLAISTARPRGALLTATPLCDEEHVLVAAPRWADRLGSGSLRHRGEPSLENFPVVEVHESLPFVARYWASVFDSRPAASGTVIVPDLRAVLACATTGAGLAVLPRYLCAPALARGDVVALTEPAVPPLRTYFLVVRTGTLAMPHIARAHEWLMHAAIDWS
- a CDS encoding HAD family hydrolase; translated protein: MARLHLFDLDGTLLHGTSAPVEISRQLGLEAETVALDEAIGAGLIGPPEYATQVHALWRDLTEVHVATAFASAPWLEGIQDVWADIRGSGDYSAVVSLSPSFFVERLTGWGAHAAYGSRFPAVPFTEPVDPAGILSAAAKVRIADRLCAEFGVARADCVAYGDSMSDRDLFGVVPVSVAVNADRHVEGLATHSYVGRDLRGAYELVCPAR
- a CDS encoding cystathionine gamma-lyase, whose translation is MTDSVTGVGDGTRAVRAGLPEPVKHEPTLPGPVFAAHFHLPGDPTGPYTYGRDENPTWTHLERAIGELEAPGHDDVETLVFASGMAAISAVLFSQLGAGDTVVLPDDGYQVLPLVRAQLEAYGIEVRTAPTGGDAQLDVLDGAKLLWIETPSNPGLDVCDVRRLVEAAHARGCLVAVDNTLATPLGQRPLELGADFSVASGTKQLTGHGDILLGYVTGGDAVAMASVRRWRKIVGAIPGPMEAWLAHRSLATLHLRVERQNANALVIAEALRDRHEELGVRYPGLPGDPSHKIASQQMRRFGCVVSFTLPTRARADRFLDALRLVDDATSFGGVRSTAERRGRWGGDAVPEGFIRFSAGAEDPQDLVADVLRALDESAQ
- a CDS encoding low molecular weight protein-tyrosine-phosphatase; amino-acid sequence: MPYRVCFVCTGNICRSPMAESVFRARVAEAGLDGLVEVDSAGTGGWHEGDGADPRTVSVLEAGGYEGGHAARQFHADWFTRLDLVIALDAGHLRALRRLAPTEADAEKVRLLRSYDPAVASASGVDLDVPDPYYGGLDGFEECLEMVEAASPGLLAAVREQVEGQAA
- a CDS encoding DUF2269 domain-containing protein, whose translation is MKLSRPARRATLVVHVAASAGWLGLTLGLLALGITAATTGSAVTVEASVRAMKLFADWLLLPLAILTLLSGLVLSLGTPWGLARHRWVYIKFWLTLATITATVFALRPGVGSAVTAVSAGGPLPDAGDVLFGPIVSLSAYLFMTVISVLKPWGLTRRGRRLREQKSVGQKSRGQKISAAARKSVDAERASQTA
- a CDS encoding cupin domain-containing protein → MKAFRLDELEAERAANDGAYLQFLREKNMSVGLYALDAGTQDPQQPHRQDEVYFVVSGRAAITVGMETTQVARGSVVYVPAGVAHKFHHISEDLRVVVVFSPPES
- a CDS encoding phage holin family protein, with protein sequence MKNFVVKTLANAGALAVAVWLLDKITLSGDSTGKEIGTLLLVALVFGLVNFLVKPIVQVLTFPLFILTLGLITLVINALMLLLTSWLADKLDLSFHVEGFWTAVLGGLIISIVSWALNVVLPDKD
- a CDS encoding globin domain-containing protein — protein: MDAPTTTSADNGTSGGSGGGGWFTPHKPPEPPAGGEQEAPEGHRLAALRPVGRPTTGADATTGQRIPPTDETVSDTERVDTGVTETLGRHAGSPDGGPTGARFVPADAPRADAPRADAPRAGAAHAGAAHAGPTATPAMTYEATPAPQAHTGPPAPPGPDHAPRVPDWRSVPAPAAVAVPAPAQAASPDAVLIRRTMAEVGPVADKVTSYFYALLFVRHPELRQLFPAAMDTQRDRLLRALLTAAEHIDNTEVLVAYLKNLGRGHRKYGTRPEHYPAVGECLIGSLSRFAAGWDGETEAAWVRAYTTISQVMIDAAATDELRAPAWWHGEVVSHDLRTPDVAVITVRPDQPYPFLAGQYASLETPWWPRIWRHYSFASAPRSDGLLSFHVKAIPAGWVSNALVHRARPGDVVRLGPPAGSMTVDHTTDSGLLCLGGGTGIAPIKALVEDVAEHGERRPVEVFYGARTDHDLYDIDTMLRLQQSHPWLAVRPIVDQHGHLNLPDAVREYGPWNEYDAYLSGPPGMIRSGVDALRDIGIPSERIRHDSVEELAVTGD
- a CDS encoding NUDIX domain-containing protein — encoded protein: MTVRPVVKRTARAVLLDGNDLVLIKRTKPGVDPYWLTPGGGVEPEDTTVVDALHREVHEELGAKITDVVPCFVDTVEHIGEDASTTGVKVQHFFVCRLESMDPSLRHGPEIDEPCGEYEIVRIPFTRVGIASVHLVPLSLRHYLDGNIEGVLAMHAPDLG